CACGGCGGCGCCGGCACCCTGAGCCGCAGCAATATCAGCCCCGAGCAGGAGGCGGCCTACCATGCGGCGCTGGCCGAGATCCTGCGCGCCGGCCAGGCCCTGCTGGCGCAAGGCGGCAGCGCGCTCGACGCGGTGAGCCTGGCGGTCGACATGCTGGAGGACAACCCGCTGTTCAATGCCGGCCATGGCGCGGTGTTCACCAGCGCCGAGACGCATGAGCTGGACGCCGCGGTGATGGATGGCCGCGACCTGCGCGCCGGCGCGGTGGCCTGCGTCGGCCGCATCAAGCGCCCGCTGCGCGCGGCGCGCGCGGTGATGGAGCACAGCGAGCATGTGCTGATGGCCGGCGCCGGCGCCGAGGCCTTCGCCGCGGCCCAGGGCCTGGAGCTGGTCGACCCGGCTTACTTCTCCACCGAATTCCGCCGCGCCCAGCTCAAGCGCGCACAGGCGGCCGCGGTGACGGTGCTGGACCATGACGGCGGCGGCAATGACGAGCGCCCGCTGGACGAGGGCCGCAAGTTCGGCACCGTCGGTGCGGTGGCACTGGACGCGCAGGGCAACCTGGCCGCGGCCACCTCGACCGGCGGCATGACCAACAAGCGCCCGGGCCGGGTCGGCGATTCGCCGCTGATCGGCGCCGGCACCTATGCCGACAACCGCACGGCGGCCGTGTCCTGCACCGGCAGCGGCGAGATGTTCATCCGCGCCAGCGCGGCCTTCGATGTCTGCGCGCGCATGGCCTATGGCGGCCTGTCGCTGCAGGACGCCGCCGAGCAGGTGGTGATGCAGGCGCTGCCGGCGATCGATGGCCGCGGCGGCCTGATCGCGGTCGATGCGCGCGGCCATGTCAGCCTGCCCTTCAATACCGAGGGCATGTACCGCGGCCAGATGCGGGTCGGCGACGCCGAGCCCTTCACCGCGATCTTCCGCTGATCGCTCCCCCTTCTTTCGAGTAAGCAGTCCCCTCTATGTCCTCCACCGTGCTCGAAGCCCCCGCCAAGTCCGGCGCCCTGATCCTGCCGGAGCAGCGCGTGCTGTCCGTCAACGACCTGTCGGTGCGTTTCTCCACCTCCGAGCGCACGGTCGATGCGGTCAAGCGGCTCAGCTTCCATGTGGACCGGGGCGAGACCCTGGCCATCGTCGGCGAGTCGGGCTCCGGCAAGTCGGTCACCTCGCTGGCGCTGATGCGCCTGGTCGAGCATGGCGGCGGCCGCATCGTGGGCGGCTCGATGCAGTTCCGCCGCCGCGGTGGTCAGGTGCTGGACCTGGCCCAGGCCAGGGACTCGACGATGCGCGAGGTGCGCGGCGCCGACATCGCGATGATCTTCCAGGAGCCGATGACCTCGCTGAACCCGGTGTTCACCGCCGGCGACCAGATCGCCGAGTCGATCCGCGTGCACCAGGGCAAGAGCGCCGCGGCCGCGCGCGCCGAGGCGCTGCGCATGCTGGAGCTGGTGCGCATCCCGGAAGCGAAGAACGTGCTGGACCGCTACCCGCACCAGCTCTCGGGCGGCATGCGCCAACGCGTGATGATCGCGATGGCCCTGTCCTGCAAGCCCTCGCTGCTGATCGCCGACGAGCCGACCACCGCGCTGGATGTGACGATCCAGGCGCAGATCCTGCAGCTGATCCGTGCGCTGCAGGACGAGATGCAGATGGGCGTGGTCTTCATCACCCATGACATGGGCGTGGTGGCCGAGGTGGCCGACCGCGTGCTGGTGATGTACCGCGGCGACAAGGTGGAGGAGGGCGCCTCCGAGACCCTGTTCGCGAAGCCGCAGCACCGCTACACGCGCGCCCTGCTGTCGGCCGTGCCGCGTCTGGGCGCGATGCAGGGGCTGGATCATCCGCTGAAGTTCGAGCTGCTGCGCACCGAGGCGCAGGCCGAGCCGGAACCGGAGGCGCTGCCGCAGGACACGGTCAAGCCCGATGCCGCGCCGATCCTGCGGGTCAAGGACCTGATCACGCGCTTCGACATCCGCAGCGGCCTGTTCAACAAGGTCACGCGCCGCGTGCATGCGGTCGAGCAGATCAGCTTCGAGCTGCGCCCGGGCGAGACCCTGGCCCTGGTCGGCGAGTCCGGCTGCGGCAAGTCCACCACCGGCCGCTCGCTCTTGCGCCTGGTCGAGAGCCAGAGCGGCGCGATCGAGTTCGGCGGCCAGAACATCCGCGAGCTGCCGACCGCCGCGCTGCAGAGCCTGCGCCGCAACATCCAGTTCATCTTCCAGGATCCCTTCGCCTCGCTGGACCCGCGCGTCACGGTCGGCTTCTCGATCATGGAGCCGCTGCTGGTGCACAAGATCGCCAGCGGGTCTGAGGCGCAGGCGCGCGTCGACTGGCTGCTGCAGAAGGTCGGCCTGACGCCCGAGCATGCGCAGCGCTACCCGCACGAGTTCTCCGGCGGCCAGCGCCAGCGCATTGCGATCGCCCGTGCCCTGGCCCTGAACCCCAAGGTGGTGGTGGCCGACGAGGCGGTCTCGGCGCTGGACGTGTCGATCCAGGCGCAGATCGTCAACCTGATGCTGGACCTGCAGCGCGAGCTGGGCATCGCCTTCCTCTTCATCTCGCACGACATGGCGGTGGTGGAACGCGTCAGCCACCGCGTCGCGGTGATGTACCTGGGCCAGATCGTCGAGATCGGCCCGCGCCGCGCGATCTTCGAGAACCCGCAGCATCCCTACACCCGCAAGCTGATGGCCGCGGTGCCGGTGGCCGATCCGGCGCGCCGCCATCGCCAGCGCCAGCTGATGTCCGACGAGATCCCGAGCCCGGTGCGTGCCCTGGGCGACGAGCCGATCGTGCAGCCGCTGGTCCAGGTCGGCCCCGACCATTTCGTGGCCCAGCACCGCATCAGCGGCGCCTACTGAGTCCGACCTTCGACTTCTTCTTCGCTTCCTTCCACCACTCCATCACCCCTCAGGAGTTCTCTTCATGACCGTACGCATGACCCCGCTGCGACGCAGCCTGTTCGCCGCCGGCCTGCTGGCCCTGGCCGCCGGTTCGGCCTTCGCCGCCAAGGATGTGGTGCTGGCCATCAGCGGCCAGCCCGAGACCCTGGACCCCTACAACACCAACACGACGCTGACCACCGCGGTCACCAAGTCCTTCTACCAGGGCCTGTACGAGTTCGACAAGGACCTGAAGGTGCGCCCGGTGCTGGCCGAGAGCCACACCGTCTCGAAGGACGGCCTGGTCTACAACTTCAAGCTGCGCGCCGGCGTCAAGTTCCACGACGGCACCGACTTCAACGCCGAGGCGGTCAAGACCACGCTGGACCGCGTGCTGGACCCGGACAACAAGCTGGCCCGCTTCAACCAGTTCAACCGCGTGGACAAGGTCGAGGTGACCGGTCCGCTGGCGGTGCGCATCACGCTGAAGGAGCCCTTCGGCCCCTTCATCAACTCGCTGGCCCATGCCTCGGCCGCGATGATCTCGCCCACCGCGCTGAAGAAGTACGGCAACAAGGACATCGCCTTCAACCCGGTCGGCACCGGCCCCTTCACCTTCGTCGAGTGGAAGCAGACCGACTTCGTCAAGGGCAAGAAGTTCGACGGCTACTGGCAGAAGGGCTACCCCAAGGTCGACAACATCACCTGGAAGCCGGTCGCCGAGAACAACACCCGCGCCGCGATGCTGCAGACCGGCGAGGCCGACTTTGCCTTCCCGCTGCCCTATGAGCAGGCCGAGGCGCTGAAGAAGAGCAACAAGCTGAAGGTGACGACCGGCCCGTCGATCATCACCCGCTACGTCAGCTTCAACCAGATGCAGAAGCCCTTCGACAACCCGAAGGTGCGCCTGGCGATCAACTACGCGATCAACAAGCAGGCCCTGGCCAAGGTGGCCTTCAACGGCTACGCCGTGCCGGCCGAGGGCTATGTGCCGCAGGGCGTGCAGTACGCCCACAAGATGGCGCCCTGGCCCTATGACCCGAAGAAGGCGCGCGAGCTGCTGAAGGAAGCCGGCTACCCGAACGGCTTCGAGTCGGTGCTGTGGAGCGCCTACACGACCACCACCGCGCAGAAGGCGATCCAGTTCCTGCAGCAGCAGCTGGCCCAGGTCGGCATCAAGGTCTCGGTGCAGGCCCTGGAACCCGGCCAGCGCGTCGAATGGGTGCAGCAGGCACCGGACGCCAAGACCGCCAAGGTGCGCATGTACTACGCCGGCTGGTCCTCCTCGACCGGCGAGGCCGACTGGGCGCTGCGTCCGCTGCTGGCCACCGAGTCCTGGCCACCGAAGCTGAACAACACCGCCTACTACAGCAGCCCGGTGGTGGACGAGGCGCTCGCCAAGGCCCTGAAGTCGACCGACGACAAGGAAAAGGCCGCTCTGTACCGCACCGCGCAGGAACAGCTGATGAAGGACGCGCCCTGGGCGCCGCTGGTGACCGAGCAGAACCTGTATGCGACGTCCAAGCGCCTGTCCGGCGTGTTCGTGATGCCCGACGGCAACATCAACTCGACCGAGATCGCGGTCACGCCCTGATCGCCCCTCGCCCCTTGCTGTAGTACCCGCCCGCGCCCCTCGGGGTGCGGGCCTTCCGGCCTGAAGCCACCATGCTGAACTATTTTCTGAAACGGCTGCTGGGATTGATTCCCACCCTGCTGATCGTCGCCGTGCTGGTGTTCCTGTTCGTGCACATGCTGCCGGGCGATCCGGCGCGCCTGGCCGCCGGCCAGGATGCCGACGAGCAGACCATCGAGCTGGTGCGCCAGGAGCTGGGCCTGGACAAGCCGCTGCCGCAGCAGTTCGTCAGCTACTTCGGCCATCTGGTGCAGGGCGACTTCGGCACCTCGATGCGCACGCGCCGCCCGGTCTCGACCGAGATCGCCGAGCGCTTCATGCCGACCCTGCTGCTGACCGTCACCAGCATGGCCTGGGCCGTGGTGTTCGGCATGGCGATCGGCATCACCTCGGCGGTCTACCGCAACCGCTGGCCGGACCGCCTGGGCATGACGATCGCGGTCTCGGGCATCTCCTTCCCGGCCTTCGCGCTGGGGATGCTCTTGATGCAGGTCTTCTCGGTCCAGCTGGGCTGGCTGCCGACCGTCGGCGCCGACAGCTGGAAGCATTACATCCTGCCCTCGCTGACCCTGGGCGCCGCGGTGGCCGCGGTGATGGCGCGCTTCACGCGGGCCTCCTTCGTCGAGGTGATCCAGGAGGACTTCGTGCGCACCGCGCGGGCCAAGGGCCTGAACGAGCGCACGGTGATCGCCAAGCATGCGCTGCGCAACGCGCTGATCCCGGTGGTCACGATGATGGGCCTGCAGTTCGGCTTTCTGCTGGGCGGCTCCATCGTGGTCGAGGCCGTCTTCAACTGGCCGGGCCTGGGGCGCCTGCTGGTCGACGCGGTGACGCAGCGCGACTATCCGGTGATCCAGGCGCTGGTGCTGCTGTTCTCGCTGGAGTTCATCCTGATCAATCTGGTGGTGGACCTGCTGTACGGCTTCATCAACCCGACCATCCGCTACAAGTGACATGAGCAGTACCACCAACTCCACCCCCGCGGCCGGCACGGCCGCCGTCGCTGTCGCCGCCACCAAGCCCGAGGGCGTGCGCACGCCCTGGAGCGAGTTCTGGCGCAAGTTCCGCAAGCAGCATGTGGCCCTGGTCGCGCTGGTCTTCGTGCTGCTGCTGGTGCTGGTCGCGATCTTCGCGCCCTGGATCTCGCCCTTCGACGCCGAGAACTACTTCGACTACGAGCGCCTCAACGAGGGCCCGTCGGCGCTGCACTGGCTGGGCGTGGACCCGCTGGGCCGCGACATCTTCAGCCGCATCCTGATGGGCGCGCGCATCTCGCTGGCCGCCGGCTTCCTGTCGGTCGCGCTGGGCGGCCTGATCGGCACCGCGCTGGGCCTGCTGGCCGGCTATTACGAGGGCTGGTGGGACCGCATCGTGATGCGCATCTCCGACGTGCTGTTCGCCTTCCCCGGCATCCTGCTGGCGCTGGGCGTGGTCGCGATCCTGGGCAGCAGCATGATCAACGTCGTGGTCGCGGTCTCGGTGTTCAGCGTGCCGGCCTTCGCCCGCCTGGTGCGCGGCAACACCCTGGTGCTCAAGCAGATGACCTATGTCGAGGCGGTGCGCTCGATCGGTGCCTCCGACTGGACCATCATCGTGCGCCACATCCTGCCGGGCACGATCTCCTCGATCGTCGTGTACTTCACGATGCGCCTGGGCACCTCGATCATCACCGCGGCCAGCCTGTCCTTCCTCGGCATGGGCGCGCAGCCGCCGACGCCGGAATGGGGCGCGATGCTCAACGAGGCGCGCGCCGACATGGTCAACGCGCCGCATGTGGCCCTGTTCCCCAGCCTGGCGATCTTCCTGACCGTGCTGGCCTTCAACCTGCTGGGTGACGGTCTGCGGGATGCCCTCGACCCGAAGATCGACCGCAAGTGACATGAGCCAAGCGCCGCGCATCGGTACGCTGCCCAGCGGCCCGCTCGACCTGATCAGCGATGTGGCCGGCGTGAGCGTCGGCCACTGCACCCTGGCCGAGGGGCCGCTGCAGACCGGCGTCACCGTCGTGCGCCCGCATGCCGGCGATCCCTTCCGCGACCGGGTGCCGGCCGCGGCCGTGGTGCTGAACGGCTTCGGCAAGAGCATCGGCCTGGTGCAGCTGGAGGAGCTGGGCGTGCTGGAGACGCCGATCGCGCTGACCAACACCTTCGCGGTCGGTGCGGTGGCGCAGGCGCAGATCCGCGCCTGCGTGGCCGCCAATCCGCAGAGCGGCCGGCGCCTGTCCACCGTCAACCCGCTGGTGTTCGAGTGCAATGACGGCCAGCTCAATGACATCCAGGCGCTGGCCGTCGGCGAGGCGCAGTACCGCGCGGCGCTGGAGGCCGCGGCGCCCGAATTCGCGCAGGGCGCGGTCGGGGCCGGACGCGGCATGTCCAGCTTCGGCGTCAAGGGCGGCATCGGCTCGGCCTCGCGCATTGCGGGTGGCTACATGGTCGGCGCGCTGGTGCTGTCCAACTACGGCCGGCCCGAGCAGCTGACGCTGGCCGGGCGGCACCTTGGTGCCGCGCTGAGCGCGAAGTTGGCCGAACTGAGTGCCGAGCCCGAAAAGGGCTCGATCATCATGCTGCTGGCGACCGACGCGCCGCTCGACGCTCGCCAACTGCGCCGCCTGGCGCTGCGCGCCGGCGCCGGCCTGGCCCGCACCGGCTCGGTGTTCGGCCATGGCAGCGGCGACATCGCACTGGCCTTCTCCAGCGCCTACACCCTGCCGCAGGACCCGGCGCGGCCCATGCCCGCGGTCGCGCTGCTGCACGACGCGAAGCTGGACCCGCTGTTCCAGGCCGCGGCCGACGCCACCGAGCAGGCCATCGTGCAGGCGCTGTGGCAGGCCGAGACGGTCGAGGGCCGCGACGGCCAGCGCCGCCTGGCCCTGCGCGAACTTCTGCAACCCGACGAACTCGCCCCATGAAAGTCCTGATCTCCACCGATATCGAGGGCGTCGCCGGCGTCTACCACCCCGAGCAGACCCGCGCCGGCAACGGCGAGTACGAGCGCGCGCGCCGCCTGATGACGGAGGAGGCCAATGCCGCGATCGCGGGCGCCTTCGAGGCCGGTGCGAGCGAGGTGCTGGTGAACGACTCGCATGGCGGCTTCCGCAACCTGCTGCCCGACCAGCTCGATGCGCGCGCGCAGGTCGTGCAGGGCAAGCCGCGCTACCTGAGCATGGTTGCCGGCGTCGACGAGCCGGGCATCGCGGCGGTCTGCATGATCGGCTACCACTCGCGCGCCCAGGGCCGCGGCATCCTGGCCCACACGATCAACAGCTTCGCCTTCGCGCGCGTCTGGCTGAACGGCCAGGAGCTGGGCGAGATGGGCATCTACGGCGCGCTGGCCGGCGAATACGGCGTGCCGGTGGCGATGGCCAGCGGCGACGATGTGTTCATCGACGAGCACCGCCCGCTGTTCCCGCGCACCCGTTTCGTGCAGACCAAGCGCGCCACCGGCCATACCGCCGGCATCAGCCTCGCGCCGGTCGCGGCCTGCGCGGCGATCCGCGCCGGCGTGGCCGAGGCCTTGCGCGCGCCGCTGCCGCCGGCCTTCGTCCTGAGTGGCAAGATCGCGGTGCGCATCCAGACCCAGACCGCCGCGCTGGCCGACCTGTTCTGCCAATGGCCCAGCCTGGAGCGCCTGGCCGGCGACGAGATCGGCTTCGAGGCGCCGACGGTGGAGGCCGCGGTGCGCATGATCAACAGCCTGTCGGCGATGTCCTCGATGCTGCGCTGACCCCTCCGAAGAGGGAAGCGGGTGCCGCGCCGGCCCGGCCGGCACCGGCTTCTGCTACAAGAGCGGCGGTCCCTGTCCGGAATCGCCGCCGATGACATCCCGCCGCCACCTCAACGCCGCTCCCGCCTACTTCGCCGTGCCGCGCGTGCTGTGCCTGCTGCTGGCGGCGCTGGCCTTCTATGCCGGGCTGCAGCAGGCCGCGATCCTGCGCGAGGCGCTGCGCCCCGACTCGGCCTACCGCGACGCCGCCGGCGAGCTGCTGGAGGTGATCAAGCATGTCGACGGCGATGAACACCAGGTCCAGCATTTCGCCGAGCTGAGGTTCCGCTACCGCGTCGACGGCGCCGAGCTGCAGGGCAATCAGTTCTCGCCGCTGTGCTCGCCCTGCCTGCCCGCCGAGGTGCTGCGCGTGCTGGGCCGCCGGCCCTCGCAGCTGGAGCCGGGCATGGCGTTGACGGTGCATGTGCTGCGCCAGGACCCGGCGGTCGCCTATCTGGCCCTGCCCGAGGCGGCGGCGCTGCGCCGCCAATGGCTGGAAACCGGCCTGCTGCTGCTGGTGGCGCCGGCCTTTTGCCTGTGGCTGGCCTGGAGTTTTCGCAGCGGCGATTGAGTGCGGACTTCTCCGCGGAGGGTAACGGTGCCAGCAGATCCGGCCCCGCCAGTTGCCCCGCGACGCGAGCACCGCAGGGCAGTCTTGTCGGCCGGGAGGCCGGCAAGACCCCCGCATCGGAGCTCGGCGGCTGGCGGGGCCGGGTCTGCACAGCGAAGGGCTTGGCCGAACATAGACTCAAGCTAAATCAGCCCGAGATCGCGGGCCGCCACGCCGGGAAAGATGCGCGCCAGCGCCGCGTCCGACAGGCCGAACTGGCGCCGCCACAGCCCGCCCAGCAGCGAGCGGTAGTCGGTCAGCACCGGATAGTCGCGGCCCTGGTTCAGGCTGGCGGCCGTCAGCGCGATCTGCTCGCCGGCCACGCCGCCGTGTGCGTTGGCGGCCAGGCCGCCGCCCAGCAGCCAGTAGGTGCTGCCATGGCCATGGTCGGTGCCGCGATTGCCGTTCTCGCGGAAGGTGCGGCCGAACTCGCTGATCACCAGCACCGTGGTGTGGCGCCAGGCCTCGGGGCCCAGCTCGTCGGCAAAGGCCGCCAGGCCGCGCCCCAGCTCCTCCAGCCGCGTGGCCAGCGCGCCGCTGGCGCCGCCCTGGCCGACATGGGTGTCCCAGCCGCCGACATCGACGAAGCCCAGCTGCACCCGCGCGCTCATCAGCCGCGCAATGCGCCGCGCCTCCAGCTCGAAGCCCTTGGCGCTCAGCAGCGGGGCGCGGCTGGCCGGTTCGCCGCCGGCCATGTTCACCGCGCCGCGGCGCGCGGGGTCGAGTTCGCGCGCCAGCTCCTCGCGCAGCGCGAAACCCTCCTGCACCCGCGCCTGCAGCAAGGCATCGCCCTGATACATGGCGAGCAGCGCGGCGCGCATCCGCGCATCGGGCGCCGGCCGCGGGCCCTCGCGCAGCGCGGTGTTGGCGATCGGTGCGGCGCCGCGGAAGGCCAGCGGCAGCTGATCGGTGAAGGCCATCGCGCGGCGCGCACCCAGCTCGGCCGCGAGGCGATTCATGAAGCCGCTGCCATAGTCGCGCGAGCCGGCCAGGGGCTGGCCCAGCTCGATGCTGTCCTGGGTCTCGAAATGGCTGCGGCTGAGATCCTCGCTGCCGGCGAAGGGGATGAACAGGGCCTGGCCGGCCTGCAGCAGCGGGTGCACCGAGTCGCGCAGCGCCGGATGCAGGCCCCAGTCGCTGTTGCCCGGCAGCGGCAGGGCGCTATCGCCGCCGGAACCGGGCCGTGCGATCGCGATGCGTGGGCGCTGCTCGTAGTAGAAGTCGCTGGCGATCGGCACCAGCAGGTTCGCCGCGTCATAGGCGCCGCGCAGGAACACCAGCAGGAAGCGCGCGTCGCGCTCCTCGGGCGCGGCGAACAGCGCGCTGCCCTGCGGCAGCAGCAGGCCGCCGGCGCAGAGCTGCAGCCAGCGCCGGCGCGCCGCGGAGATCGGTGTCGAGGCCTTGCTGATCATCATCGGTACATGAACTCCGGCGAGCTGAGCAGCAGGGTATCGCGCTCCAGCGGGCTGGCCGCCCGGGCCAGCGCGGCGCACGTCGGCTCGCCCAGCGGCGGCCGCGGCGCGCGGGCCAGCAGCGGCCGCGGCGCCGCGCCGGCCGCTGCATTGAACAGCGCGGCCGGCCCGGCGGCCAGGTTGCGCGCCAGCTCGAAGCGGGTGCTCAGCTGGCCGGCGCTGTTCCAGGCCGAGGCGCTCGGCGCATAGCCGT
This genomic stretch from Roseateles sp. DAIF2 harbors:
- a CDS encoding P1 family peptidase; its protein translation is MSQAPRIGTLPSGPLDLISDVAGVSVGHCTLAEGPLQTGVTVVRPHAGDPFRDRVPAAAVVLNGFGKSIGLVQLEELGVLETPIALTNTFAVGAVAQAQIRACVAANPQSGRRLSTVNPLVFECNDGQLNDIQALAVGEAQYRAALEAAAPEFAQGAVGAGRGMSSFGVKGGIGSASRIAGGYMVGALVLSNYGRPEQLTLAGRHLGAALSAKLAELSAEPEKGSIIMLLATDAPLDARQLRRLALRAGAGLARTGSVFGHGSGDIALAFSSAYTLPQDPARPMPAVALLHDAKLDPLFQAAADATEQAIVQALWQAETVEGRDGQRRLALRELLQPDELAP
- the gsiD gene encoding glutathione ABC transporter permease GsiD, encoding MSSTTNSTPAAGTAAVAVAATKPEGVRTPWSEFWRKFRKQHVALVALVFVLLLVLVAIFAPWISPFDAENYFDYERLNEGPSALHWLGVDPLGRDIFSRILMGARISLAAGFLSVALGGLIGTALGLLAGYYEGWWDRIVMRISDVLFAFPGILLALGVVAILGSSMINVVVAVSVFSVPAFARLVRGNTLVLKQMTYVEAVRSIGASDWTIIVRHILPGTISSIVVYFTMRLGTSIITAASLSFLGMGAQPPTPEWGAMLNEARADMVNAPHVALFPSLAIFLTVLAFNLLGDGLRDALDPKIDRK
- a CDS encoding DUF1501 domain-containing protein produces the protein MMISKASTPISAARRRWLQLCAGGLLLPQGSALFAAPEERDARFLLVFLRGAYDAANLLVPIASDFYYEQRPRIAIARPGSGGDSALPLPGNSDWGLHPALRDSVHPLLQAGQALFIPFAGSEDLSRSHFETQDSIELGQPLAGSRDYGSGFMNRLAAELGARRAMAFTDQLPLAFRGAAPIANTALREGPRPAPDARMRAALLAMYQGDALLQARVQEGFALREELARELDPARRGAVNMAGGEPASRAPLLSAKGFELEARRIARLMSARVQLGFVDVGGWDTHVGQGGASGALATRLEELGRGLAAFADELGPEAWRHTTVLVISEFGRTFRENGNRGTDHGHGSTYWLLGGGLAANAHGGVAGEQIALTAASLNQGRDYPVLTDYRSLLGGLWRRQFGLSDAALARIFPGVAARDLGLI
- the gsiC gene encoding glutathione ABC transporter permease GsiC, giving the protein MLNYFLKRLLGLIPTLLIVAVLVFLFVHMLPGDPARLAAGQDADEQTIELVRQELGLDKPLPQQFVSYFGHLVQGDFGTSMRTRRPVSTEIAERFMPTLLLTVTSMAWAVVFGMAIGITSAVYRNRWPDRLGMTIAVSGISFPAFALGMLLMQVFSVQLGWLPTVGADSWKHYILPSLTLGAAVAAVMARFTRASFVEVIQEDFVRTARAKGLNERTVIAKHALRNALIPVVTMMGLQFGFLLGGSIVVEAVFNWPGLGRLLVDAVTQRDYPVIQALVLLFSLEFILINLVVDLLYGFINPTIRYK
- a CDS encoding dipeptide ABC transporter ATP-binding protein, with the translated sequence MSSTVLEAPAKSGALILPEQRVLSVNDLSVRFSTSERTVDAVKRLSFHVDRGETLAIVGESGSGKSVTSLALMRLVEHGGGRIVGGSMQFRRRGGQVLDLAQARDSTMREVRGADIAMIFQEPMTSLNPVFTAGDQIAESIRVHQGKSAAAARAEALRMLELVRIPEAKNVLDRYPHQLSGGMRQRVMIAMALSCKPSLLIADEPTTALDVTIQAQILQLIRALQDEMQMGVVFITHDMGVVAEVADRVLVMYRGDKVEEGASETLFAKPQHRYTRALLSAVPRLGAMQGLDHPLKFELLRTEAQAEPEPEALPQDTVKPDAAPILRVKDLITRFDIRSGLFNKVTRRVHAVEQISFELRPGETLALVGESGCGKSTTGRSLLRLVESQSGAIEFGGQNIRELPTAALQSLRRNIQFIFQDPFASLDPRVTVGFSIMEPLLVHKIASGSEAQARVDWLLQKVGLTPEHAQRYPHEFSGGQRQRIAIARALALNPKVVVADEAVSALDVSIQAQIVNLMLDLQRELGIAFLFISHDMAVVERVSHRVAVMYLGQIVEIGPRRAIFENPQHPYTRKLMAAVPVADPARRHRQRQLMSDEIPSPVRALGDEPIVQPLVQVGPDHFVAQHRISGAY
- the gsiB gene encoding glutathione ABC transporter substrate-binding protein GsiB → MTVRMTPLRRSLFAAGLLALAAGSAFAAKDVVLAISGQPETLDPYNTNTTLTTAVTKSFYQGLYEFDKDLKVRPVLAESHTVSKDGLVYNFKLRAGVKFHDGTDFNAEAVKTTLDRVLDPDNKLARFNQFNRVDKVEVTGPLAVRITLKEPFGPFINSLAHASAAMISPTALKKYGNKDIAFNPVGTGPFTFVEWKQTDFVKGKKFDGYWQKGYPKVDNITWKPVAENNTRAAMLQTGEADFAFPLPYEQAEALKKSNKLKVTTGPSIITRYVSFNQMQKPFDNPKVRLAINYAINKQALAKVAFNGYAVPAEGYVPQGVQYAHKMAPWPYDPKKARELLKEAGYPNGFESVLWSAYTTTTAQKAIQFLQQQLAQVGIKVSVQALEPGQRVEWVQQAPDAKTAKVRMYYAGWSSSTGEADWALRPLLATESWPPKLNNTAYYSSPVVDEALAKALKSTDDKEKAALYRTAQEQLMKDAPWAPLVTEQNLYATSKRLSGVFVMPDGNINSTEIAVTP
- a CDS encoding M55 family metallopeptidase produces the protein MKVLISTDIEGVAGVYHPEQTRAGNGEYERARRLMTEEANAAIAGAFEAGASEVLVNDSHGGFRNLLPDQLDARAQVVQGKPRYLSMVAGVDEPGIAAVCMIGYHSRAQGRGILAHTINSFAFARVWLNGQELGEMGIYGALAGEYGVPVAMASGDDVFIDEHRPLFPRTRFVQTKRATGHTAGISLAPVAACAAIRAGVAEALRAPLPPAFVLSGKIAVRIQTQTAALADLFCQWPSLERLAGDEIGFEAPTVEAAVRMINSLSAMSSMLR
- a CDS encoding isoaspartyl peptidase/L-asparaginase family protein; amino-acid sequence: MNSSSSTPSPVIAIHGGAGTLSRSNISPEQEAAYHAALAEILRAGQALLAQGGSALDAVSLAVDMLEDNPLFNAGHGAVFTSAETHELDAAVMDGRDLRAGAVACVGRIKRPLRAARAVMEHSEHVLMAGAGAEAFAAAQGLELVDPAYFSTEFRRAQLKRAQAAAVTVLDHDGGGNDERPLDEGRKFGTVGAVALDAQGNLAAATSTGGMTNKRPGRVGDSPLIGAGTYADNRTAAVSCTGSGEMFIRASAAFDVCARMAYGGLSLQDAAEQVVMQALPAIDGRGGLIAVDARGHVSLPFNTEGMYRGQMRVGDAEPFTAIFR
- a CDS encoding DUF3592 domain-containing protein, coding for MTSRRHLNAAPAYFAVPRVLCLLLAALAFYAGLQQAAILREALRPDSAYRDAAGELLEVIKHVDGDEHQVQHFAELRFRYRVDGAELQGNQFSPLCSPCLPAEVLRVLGRRPSQLEPGMALTVHVLRQDPAVAYLALPEAAALRRQWLETGLLLLVAPAFCLWLAWSFRSGD